The proteins below are encoded in one region of Pomacea canaliculata isolate SZHN2017 linkage group LG7, ASM307304v1, whole genome shotgun sequence:
- the LOC112567811 gene encoding zinc finger protein 99-like — protein sequence MMKTETDWPGQHTLGQHDSDEKFQEASGHRCKTPEVIDVITNIQQHQTHPTVTEVAFDSGTGINSDAKLYQCQVCLSSFSCPTLLRKHVMIHSDFQAEQCTTVVLERLDTLKQHKVTKSRERSHQCSLCKAKFIYSYQLNRHMLTHSDEKLHQCNVCKACFKSSLYLKRHMLIHDYMESDDMEPYQCSICHVTLKTSACLKDHMDTHIDVKPYQCSLCEAAFRLLNQLKSHILTHSDKRPHHCTQCHLAFNSLSNLKKHMVAHSDMNPHQCRVCKAAFKTSFYLKRHMLTHSDVKPYQCSLCEASFKVSNHLKSHMLTHSNKRPYQCTECHIAFKRLDILKKHMLTHSDEKPYQCTLCEAAFRLPNQLKSHMRIHNYRRTDHCTPSPSDFKSLNNPQWHMLSHSDMKSPQCNICKTVFKTLFYLKRHMLTHSDMKPYKCSLCEASFKFSDHLKSHVLTHSDDRPHQCTVCQRAFKRLDILKKHMLTHSDEKLHQCNLCKKAFRRSCNLKDHMLTHQPVMRDVANAR from the coding sequence ATGATGAAGACCGAGACAGACTGGCCTGGTCAGCACACATTGGGGCAGCATGACAGTGATGAGAAATTTCAAGAAGCAAGTGGCCATAGGTGTAAAACTCCTGAGGTGATAGATGTTATAACAAACATTCAACAGCATCAGACACATCCAACTGTCACTGAAGTTGCCTTCGATTCAGGGACAGGAATTAACAGTGATGCTAAACTTTATCAGTGCCAAGtgtgtttgtcttctttcaGTTGCCCAACTCTGCTCAGGAAACATGTGATGATTCACTCTGATTTTCAAGCTGAGCAGTGCACTACAGTTGTGTTAGAAAGACTAGATActttaaaacagcacaaggtAACCAAAAGTAGAGAGAGATctcaccagtgcagtttgtgtaaagctaaGTTTATATATTCATATCAGTTAAATCGGCACATGctgacccacagtgatgagaaactTCACCAGTGTAATGTCTGTAAAGCATGTTTTAAGAGctcattatatttaaaaaggcaCATGTTGATCCACGATTATATGGAATCTGATGATATGGAACCTTACCAGTGCAGCATATGTCATGTAACTTTGAAAACATCAGCTTGCCTAAAAGATCATATGGATACTCACATTGATGTGAAACCTTACCAGTGTAGTTTGTGTGAAGCGGCATTTAGGCTCCTCAATCAGTTAAAATCACACATTCTGACCCACAGTGATAAGAGACCTCACCATTGTACTCAATGTCATTTAGCTTTTAACAGTTTATCTAACCTAAAGAAGCACATGGTTGCTCATAGTGATATGAATCCTCATCAGTGTAGGgtatgtaaagctgcttttaagaCCTCATTCTATTTAAAAAGGCACATGCTGAcccacagtgatgtgaaaccttaccaatgcagtttgtgtGAAGCTTCGTTTAAGGTCTCGAATCACTTAAAATCACACATGCTAACCCACAGTAATAAAAGACCTTACCAGTGCACTGAATGCCAtatagctttcaaaagattagatatcctaaaaaagcacatgttgaCTCACAGTGATGAAAAACCATACCAATGCACTTTGTGTGAAGCTGCATTTAGGCTCCCAAATCAGTTAAAATCACACATGCGGATCCACAATTATAGGAGAACTGACCATTGTACTCCAAGTCcttcagattttaaaagtttaaataacCCACAGTGGCACATGCTGTCACATAGTGATATGAAGTCTCCCCAGTGTAATAtctgtaaaactgtttttaagacCTTGTTCTATCTAAAAaggcacatgttgacccacagtgatATGAAACCTTACAAGTGCAGTTTGTGTGaagcttcatttaagttttCAGATCACTTGAAATCACACGTGCTAACCCACAGCGATGatagacctcaccagtgtactgtatgtcagagagctttcaaaagattagataTCCTGAAAAAGCACATGTtgactcacagtgatgagaaactGCACCAGTGTAACCTATGTAAGAAAGCTTTTAGGCGGTCATGTAATTTAAAAGATCACATGCTGACCCATCAGCCAGTGATGAGAGATGTAGCTAATGCAAGATGA
- the LOC112567815 gene encoding uncharacterized protein LOC112567815 isoform X1, which produces MKEVYRICFLLVTLLKVLCQPCVPNCVKMDIVDNPSKDDVILVEENLVVNLTFHVDTTACIDNTQQWVLKLSTFEKEMAIDKCKIPFSNGMCQKKAQKEPCSCFDSNKRLVQIHENFNGSYYQVYSWTGMTHDASTDVKLLKRIFVVFKSKTNGNQMKTPRDNPGVQYLCLSLPVVIAVCASAAIVVVIAIIFIVKSCKTKNKSTRTTIAIYDNRQTYDHLSRPQ; this is translated from the exons ATGAAAGAAGTTTACAGAATCTGCTTCTTGCTTGTGACTTTACTGAAAGTTCTTTGCCAGCCTTGTGTCCCTAATT GTGTCAAAATGGATATTGTTGATAATCCATCCAAGGACGATGTTATCCTAGTTGAAGAAAACCTTGTCGTCAATTTGACATTTCATGTTGACACAACGGCTTGCATAGACAATACACAACAGTGGGTCTTGAAACTGTCGACATTTGAAAAGGAAATGGCTATCGATAAATGCAAGATTCCTTTTAGTAACGGGATGTGTCAAAAAAAGGCGCAAAAAGAACCGTGTTCCTGCTTTGATAGTAATAAGCGCCTTGTCCAGATCCATGAAAACTTTAATGGGTCGTATTATCAAGTATACTCCTGGACAGGGATGACACATGATGCATCGACAGATGTAAAGCTTCTGAAAAGAATCTTTGTGGTCTTCAAATCAAAGACTAACGGAAACCAAATGAAAACAC CAAGAGACAACCCTGGTGTACAATATTTATGTCTCAGTCTTCCAGTCGTCATAGCGGTCTGTGCAAGTGCTGCCATTGTTGTCGTTATCGCAATTATCTTCATCGTCAAAAGCTgtaaaaccaaaaacaaatcaacca GAACCACCATCGCCATCTATGACAACAGACAAACGTACGATCATCTCAGCAGACCACAGTAA
- the LOC112567815 gene encoding uncharacterized protein LOC112567815 isoform X2, which translates to MKEVYRICFLLVTLLKVLCQPCVPNCVKMDIVDNPSKDDVILVEENLVVNLTFHVDTTACIDNTQQWVLKLSTFEKEMAIDKCKIPFSNGMCQKKAQKEPCSCFDSNKRLVQIHENFNGSYYQVYSWTGMTHDASTDVKLLKRIFVVFKSKTNGNQMKTRDNPGVQYLCLSLPVVIAVCASAAIVVVIAIIFIVKSCKTKNKSTRTTIAIYDNRQTYDHLSRPQ; encoded by the exons ATGAAAGAAGTTTACAGAATCTGCTTCTTGCTTGTGACTTTACTGAAAGTTCTTTGCCAGCCTTGTGTCCCTAATT GTGTCAAAATGGATATTGTTGATAATCCATCCAAGGACGATGTTATCCTAGTTGAAGAAAACCTTGTCGTCAATTTGACATTTCATGTTGACACAACGGCTTGCATAGACAATACACAACAGTGGGTCTTGAAACTGTCGACATTTGAAAAGGAAATGGCTATCGATAAATGCAAGATTCCTTTTAGTAACGGGATGTGTCAAAAAAAGGCGCAAAAAGAACCGTGTTCCTGCTTTGATAGTAATAAGCGCCTTGTCCAGATCCATGAAAACTTTAATGGGTCGTATTATCAAGTATACTCCTGGACAGGGATGACACATGATGCATCGACAGATGTAAAGCTTCTGAAAAGAATCTTTGTGGTCTTCAAATCAAAGACTAACGGAAACCAAATGAAAACAC GAGACAACCCTGGTGTACAATATTTATGTCTCAGTCTTCCAGTCGTCATAGCGGTCTGTGCAAGTGCTGCCATTGTTGTCGTTATCGCAATTATCTTCATCGTCAAAAGCTgtaaaaccaaaaacaaatcaacca GAACCACCATCGCCATCTATGACAACAGACAAACGTACGATCATCTCAGCAGACCACAGTAA